The following coding sequences lie in one Maribacter forsetii DSM 18668 genomic window:
- a CDS encoding anthranilate synthase component II translates to MKKILVIDNYDSFTYNLVHYLEELGCEVIVKRNDQLTVEEVDAFDKIVLSPGPGIPDEAGLLKQIIKKYAPTKSIFGVCLGQQAIAEVFGGSLINLDEVYHGIATKIKITKDDIIFEGLPNEIEVGRYHSWVVNPDLPEVLETTSVDENGQIMSLRHKTYDVRAVQFHPESVLTLQGKKMLENWLRS, encoded by the coding sequence ATGAAGAAAATATTAGTTATAGATAATTACGATAGTTTCACTTATAACCTCGTACATTATTTAGAGGAATTAGGTTGCGAGGTTATTGTAAAACGTAATGACCAACTTACCGTAGAAGAGGTTGATGCTTTTGATAAAATTGTACTTTCTCCAGGTCCAGGTATTCCTGATGAAGCTGGATTATTAAAACAAATCATCAAAAAATATGCACCTACCAAAAGTATTTTTGGAGTTTGTTTGGGGCAACAGGCAATCGCCGAAGTATTTGGCGGTTCCCTAATAAATTTGGATGAAGTGTATCACGGTATTGCAACTAAAATAAAAATCACAAAAGATGATATTATTTTTGAAGGGCTACCAAATGAAATCGAAGTTGGCAGATACCATTCTTGGGTGGTAAATCCTGATTTACCAGAAGTTTTAGAAACAACTTCGGTTGATGAAAACGGACAAATTATGTCGCTTCGTCATAAAACTTATGATGTGCGTGCCGTGCAATTTCATCCCGAATCGGTGCTTACGCTACAGGGTAAAAAAATGTTAGAAAATTGGTTACGTTCCTAG
- the trpD gene encoding anthranilate phosphoribosyltransferase, giving the protein MKETLNKLINHEILSKEDAKRILVNIAKGDYNTSQIAAFLTVYMMRSITIEELEGFRDALLDLCLAVDLSAYNPIDLCGTGGDGKDTFNISTLSSFVTAGAGIKVTKHGNYGVSSKCGSSNVMEFLGIKFSNDAGFLEKCIDKAGICVLHAPLFHPAMKNVAPIRKDLAVKTFFNMLGPMVNPAFPKNQMVGVFNLELARMYGYLYQKTDKNFTVLHALDGYDEISLTGSTKTISNTTEAMLKPSDFGVAEIKQSDIVGGDGIESSAQIFMNVLQGKGTEAQNNVVCANAGIAIATVENLTPLEGFEKAKESLLSGNGLAALKKIQELSKN; this is encoded by the coding sequence ATGAAAGAGACACTTAATAAACTTATAAATCACGAAATACTTTCCAAAGAAGATGCGAAACGCATATTGGTAAATATTGCTAAAGGTGACTACAACACAAGTCAAATCGCTGCTTTTTTAACAGTCTATATGATGCGTAGTATTACTATAGAGGAACTTGAAGGATTTAGAGATGCATTGCTAGATTTATGTTTAGCGGTAGATTTATCTGCTTACAACCCTATTGACCTTTGCGGAACTGGTGGTGATGGTAAAGACACATTTAATATCTCTACACTTTCTTCTTTTGTAACTGCTGGCGCTGGTATTAAAGTTACTAAACATGGTAATTACGGAGTATCTTCTAAATGCGGAAGTAGTAATGTGATGGAATTTCTTGGGATAAAATTTAGTAACGATGCCGGCTTTCTTGAAAAATGTATCGATAAGGCAGGAATTTGTGTATTACACGCTCCCCTATTTCATCCTGCTATGAAAAATGTGGCTCCTATTCGTAAAGATTTAGCAGTAAAAACATTCTTTAATATGTTAGGACCAATGGTAAACCCTGCATTTCCAAAGAACCAAATGGTGGGTGTTTTTAACCTTGAGCTAGCTCGTATGTATGGCTATCTTTATCAGAAAACCGATAAGAATTTTACTGTGCTACATGCTTTAGACGGTTATGACGAAATATCATTGACAGGTAGCACCAAGACAATTTCAAATACTACCGAGGCAATGCTAAAACCATCTGATTTTGGTGTGGCAGAAATTAAACAATCGGATATTGTTGGTGGTGATGGTATAGAATCATCCGCTCAAATTTTCATGAACGTTTTACAAGGCAAAGGTACCGAAGCACAAAATAATGTGGTCTGTGCCAATGCAGGTATCGCCATTGCTACGGTAGAAAACCTAACTCCTCTTGAGGGTTTTGAAAAAGCTAAGGAATCGCTATTAAGTGGTAACGGGTTGGCAGCTTTGAAAAAAATACAGGAACTGAGTAAAAATTAA
- a CDS encoding anthranilate synthase component I family protein, with protein sequence MTYQFKTYHKKILADTMTPVSVYLKIRDRFPNSILLESSDYHANNNSFSYICCNPIASIKVENEVIVKQFPDGTTEEIQITPETNVVEIIDTFSKTFKADNNDYKFINNGLFGYMAYDAVRYFEDVDISVKDDSVHIPDIYYAVYQNIIAINHYKNEAYLFAHCYNTENNIPELEQLLSIRNFATYNFKIEGKRESNLEDAEYREHVDLAKKHCQRGDVFQLVLSRRFSQGFKGDEFNVYRALRSVNPSPYLFYFDYGDFKIFGSSPEAQLIVSEGKAEIHPIAGTFKRTGNDEQDAQLAKELKTDDKENSEHVMLVDLARNDLSRNGSVVKVENYREVQFFSHVIHLVSKVTGMKKSDIPTMKVVADTFPAGTLSGAPKHMAMQLIEKYEKTSRGYYGGAIGFMDFYGNFNHAIMIRTFLSKNHKLHYQAGAGLVAASNPESELQETYNKLGALTKALEIAEDI encoded by the coding sequence ATGACCTATCAATTTAAGACATATCACAAAAAAATTCTTGCCGACACCATGACGCCGGTAAGCGTTTATCTAAAAATAAGAGACCGTTTTCCTAATAGTATTTTATTAGAAAGTAGCGACTACCACGCTAACAACAACAGTTTCTCCTATATATGTTGTAACCCTATCGCTTCAATTAAAGTGGAGAATGAGGTTATTGTAAAACAATTTCCTGACGGGACTACAGAAGAAATACAAATTACTCCTGAAACCAACGTTGTTGAGATCATTGACACCTTTAGCAAAACCTTTAAAGCAGATAACAACGACTATAAATTCATTAATAACGGCTTGTTTGGTTATATGGCTTACGACGCCGTTCGGTATTTTGAAGATGTAGATATATCGGTTAAAGATGACTCTGTTCATATTCCAGATATTTACTATGCCGTGTATCAAAATATCATTGCTATAAACCATTATAAGAACGAAGCTTATCTTTTTGCGCATTGTTATAACACAGAGAATAACATTCCAGAATTGGAACAGCTTTTAAGTATTAGAAATTTTGCCACGTATAATTTTAAAATAGAAGGCAAAAGAGAATCCAATCTAGAAGATGCAGAATATAGAGAGCATGTAGATTTAGCAAAAAAGCATTGTCAACGTGGCGATGTATTTCAGCTAGTTTTAAGCCGTCGTTTTTCTCAAGGTTTTAAAGGTGATGAGTTTAATGTGTATAGAGCTTTACGTTCTGTAAATCCGTCGCCATATTTGTTCTATTTTGATTATGGTGATTTTAAAATATTTGGCAGTTCACCAGAAGCACAACTGATCGTTAGCGAGGGTAAAGCTGAAATTCACCCCATTGCAGGTACTTTTAAAAGAACCGGAAACGATGAACAAGATGCGCAACTTGCCAAAGAACTAAAGACCGACGATAAAGAAAACAGTGAGCATGTCATGTTAGTAGATCTTGCTCGTAACGACCTTAGTAGAAACGGTAGTGTTGTGAAGGTAGAAAACTATAGAGAAGTACAGTTTTTCTCTCATGTGATACACTTAGTTTCTAAGGTTACAGGAATGAAGAAAAGTGATATCCCTACCATGAAAGTGGTAGCTGACACTTTTCCTGCCGGCACATTAAGTGGCGCTCCAAAACACATGGCCATGCAACTTATAGAAAAATATGAAAAAACCAGTCGTGGGTATTATGGTGGCGCTATAGGTTTTATGGATTTTTATGGAAATTTCAACCATGCCATCATGATAAGAACTTTTTTAAGTAAAAATCATAAACTACATTATCAAGCTGGTGCCGGATTGGTCGCTGCATCAAACCCAGAAAGCGAACTACAAGAAACATATAACAAACTAGGCGCTTTGACCAAGGCATTAGAAATAGCTGAAGACATTTAA
- a CDS encoding PspC domain-containing protein, with product MNVFYKLLHYFQKRGYEVCGRIAERLGIRARVVRTSFIYLTFVTVGFGFALYLFLAFWLRIKDLIYTKRNSVFDL from the coding sequence ATGAACGTATTTTATAAATTACTACATTACTTTCAAAAACGAGGGTATGAGGTATGCGGTAGAATCGCGGAAAGATTAGGTATAAGGGCTAGAGTGGTAAGGACATCATTCATTTATCTCACCTTTGTTACCGTAGGCTTTGGGTTTGCACTTTATCTGTTCTTGGCTTTTTGGCTTAGAATAAAAGATTTGATTTATACAAAACGAAATTCAGTTTTTGATCTTTAA
- a CDS encoding NAD(P)H-dependent oxidoreductase: protein MDTLLDKLKWRYATKKFDNSKKVSSENLNTLLEAARLTASSYGLQPYHIYVIENVDIRTQLRKASYDQPQITDASHIIVLVNKTTFDSTMIDDYIANIMATRGLSKEDLEDFSQTMKSTLLDLPDTHKGAWTSNQAYIVLGNLMTIAAEMEIDTCPMEGFENAKYNEILGLNNKGLNAAVVLAVGYRSPEDETQNYPKVRYSKEQIITHI, encoded by the coding sequence ATGGACACATTACTAGATAAATTAAAATGGCGCTATGCCACTAAAAAATTCGATAACTCGAAAAAAGTAAGCAGCGAAAATCTAAATACATTATTAGAAGCAGCAAGATTAACAGCTTCATCATACGGTCTTCAGCCTTACCATATATACGTTATTGAAAATGTAGACATAAGAACTCAATTAAGAAAAGCTTCTTATGACCAACCTCAAATAACAGATGCATCTCATATCATTGTTTTAGTGAACAAAACTACTTTTGACAGCACTATGATAGATGATTATATTGCTAACATTATGGCAACTAGAGGTCTTTCTAAAGAAGATCTTGAAGATTTTTCACAGACAATGAAATCAACTTTATTAGATTTACCGGATACACACAAAGGCGCTTGGACATCTAATCAAGCTTACATTGTTTTAGGAAATTTAATGACGATAGCGGCAGAAATGGAAATAGACACTTGCCCTATGGAAGGTTTTGAAAATGCAAAGTATAACGAAATTTTAGGTCTTAACAACAAAGGTTTAAATGCTGCTGTAGTTTTAGCTGTTGGCTATAGATCTCCTGAAGACGAGACCCAAAACTACCCTAAAGTGAGATATTCTAAAGAACAAATTATTACACATATATAA
- a CDS encoding YceI family protein, with translation MKKSLLSLVFVAVFGFTATASDPIDSEKKEVKVSESSVTWKGYKVTGSHEGTINLKSGHLEMKGKKLIGGEFVIDMTSISNNDLEAGKGKEKLEGHLKSADFFGVESNPTSKLTFTSVKAMNDNSYTVTGDLTIKGITKPVTLVVSMFENKATATLKVDRTKYDIKYGSGSFFDNLGDKAIYDDFDLVVDLAL, from the coding sequence ATGAAAAAATCATTATTAAGTTTAGTATTCGTTGCCGTTTTTGGATTTACAGCAACAGCTTCTGATCCTATCGACTCAGAGAAAAAAGAAGTAAAAGTTAGCGAAAGTTCAGTGACTTGGAAAGGTTATAAGGTTACTGGTTCTCATGAAGGAACCATCAATCTAAAATCTGGTCATCTAGAAATGAAAGGCAAAAAATTAATAGGTGGCGAATTTGTAATTGATATGACTTCAATTTCAAATAATGATCTAGAAGCTGGTAAAGGAAAAGAAAAACTTGAAGGTCATTTAAAATCTGCTGATTTCTTTGGTGTAGAAAGTAACCCGACCTCTAAATTGACCTTTACTTCTGTTAAAGCCATGAACGACAATTCATATACCGTAACAGGAGACTTAACTATTAAAGGTATTACAAAACCTGTTACCCTTGTGGTTTCTATGTTTGAAAACAAAGCTACTGCAACACTTAAAGTAGACAGAACAAAATATGACATCAAGTATGGTTCTGGAAGCTTTTTCGATAACCTAGGCGATAAAGCTATCTATGATGATTTTGATTTGGTGGTAGACTTAGCATTATAA
- a CDS encoding DUF2851 family protein, giving the protein MKEDLLHFIWKYKKYPLKGLVTTSGEVVHVVSAGLHNHLSGPDFFNAQIELNGQLWAGNVEIHIKSSDWYAHNHQEDGNYNNVILHVVWEDDVAVFRKDGTEIPTLSLKEIIPLKLLHTYQELFNSKNYKFINCENEFKDVDEFLKSNWLDRLFVERLEQKSIFINQLLKETNNDWEQVLFLMLLKTFGSKINRESFIEIGKSIDFSIIRKLYDKPVQIESLFFGQANLLDRKNSNDTYLVELKKEYEFLKNKFGLNPVFKSPEFFRLRPSNFPTIRLAQLSALYSKNNNLFHLLIENEQSNVSEILNTRTSEYWETHFNFGKVSKKSKKRISTSFLNLLLINTIIPLKFAFSRYKGGLDNERFLKMMPEIKKEENSIITNFGKLGERLENAKDSQAYLQLYTNYCVKDKCLDCAVGASLMNIKV; this is encoded by the coding sequence ATGAAGGAAGACTTGCTTCATTTTATTTGGAAATATAAGAAGTACCCCTTAAAGGGACTTGTGACTACGTCTGGCGAAGTAGTGCATGTAGTATCTGCAGGTCTGCATAATCATTTGAGTGGTCCAGATTTTTTTAATGCTCAAATAGAATTAAACGGGCAATTATGGGCAGGTAATGTTGAAATTCATATAAAATCATCAGATTGGTATGCGCATAATCATCAAGAAGATGGTAACTACAATAATGTTATTCTGCATGTAGTATGGGAAGATGATGTAGCTGTTTTTAGAAAAGATGGAACAGAAATACCTACTTTGTCTTTAAAAGAAATTATACCCTTAAAGCTACTGCATACCTATCAAGAACTTTTTAATAGTAAAAATTATAAATTCATTAATTGTGAAAACGAGTTTAAGGATGTTGATGAATTTTTAAAGAGCAATTGGCTTGATCGTTTATTTGTGGAGCGATTAGAACAGAAATCAATTTTTATTAATCAACTATTAAAGGAAACAAACAATGATTGGGAGCAGGTGTTGTTTTTAATGCTTTTAAAAACCTTTGGTTCTAAAATCAATAGAGAATCGTTTATTGAGATCGGAAAGTCAATTGATTTTTCAATTATTCGTAAGTTGTATGACAAACCCGTACAAATAGAAAGCTTGTTTTTTGGGCAAGCAAATTTATTGGATAGAAAAAATAGCAATGACACCTATTTGGTGGAATTAAAAAAGGAATATGAATTCTTAAAAAACAAGTTCGGTTTAAACCCTGTTTTTAAGTCTCCAGAGTTTTTTCGTTTAAGGCCATCAAATTTCCCAACTATTAGACTAGCTCAATTGAGTGCCCTATATTCCAAAAACAATAACCTATTTCATTTGTTGATTGAAAATGAACAATCTAACGTTTCTGAAATCTTAAATACACGAACATCTGAATATTGGGAAACCCATTTTAATTTTGGCAAGGTCTCGAAAAAAAGTAAAAAAAGAATTTCAACTTCGTTTTTGAATCTACTGCTTATAAATACTATAATTCCTTTAAAGTTTGCTTTTAGTAGGTACAAAGGAGGTTTAGATAATGAAAGGTTTCTAAAAATGATGCCAGAAATTAAAAAGGAAGAAAACAGTATTATAACTAACTTTGGTAAGCTAGGTGAAAGGCTTGAAAACGCTAAGGATTCTCAGGCATACCTTCAGTTATATACTAACTATTGTGTAAAAGACAAATGTTTAGATTGTGCGGTAGGGGCTTCATTAATGAATATAAAAGTCTAA
- a CDS encoding rhodanese-like domain-containing protein gives MADLSQQDWEEQLEKDSNAVILDVRTEEEIEDGIIPNAININIYKGPEFVAEIEKLDKTKNYYVYCRSGARSGQACAIMNNLGFDKTFNLQGGFMNWEGETA, from the coding sequence ATGGCAGATTTATCACAACAAGATTGGGAAGAGCAGTTAGAGAAAGATTCTAATGCAGTAATACTAGATGTTAGAACAGAAGAAGAAATAGAGGATGGGATCATACCTAATGCAATAAACATTAATATTTATAAAGGACCTGAGTTTGTAGCGGAAATTGAGAAGCTAGATAAAACTAAAAATTATTATGTGTATTGTAGGTCTGGCGCAAGAAGTGGTCAAGCATGTGCAATTATGAATAACTTAGGTTTTGACAAGACATTTAACCTTCAAGGTGGGTTTATGAATTGGGAAGGCGAAACAGCTTAG
- a CDS encoding phosphoribosylanthranilate isomerase: MKLKVCGMKLNTVEVAQLRPDYLGFIFWEHSSRFFEGEIPELPHTISKIGVFVDADFDYIVDIVSKYKLQGLQLHGHESPEYCIKIAAELKRINRKVDIIKVFSIKDKFDFDVLTPYENVCDYYLFDTKGKLPGGNGYTFNWSVLKDYPSTKPFFLSGGIGLNNLDKINEFTKTPESKYCYAIDVNSSFEIEPGLKNIEELQKFKEAL, from the coding sequence ATGAAATTGAAGGTTTGCGGTATGAAATTGAATACGGTCGAAGTTGCACAATTGCGACCAGATTATCTTGGCTTTATTTTTTGGGAACATTCATCACGCTTTTTTGAAGGTGAAATTCCAGAACTACCGCATACCATAAGTAAAATTGGTGTATTTGTCGATGCCGACTTTGATTATATCGTTGATATAGTAAGTAAATATAAGCTACAAGGCTTGCAATTGCATGGTCATGAAAGTCCGGAATATTGTATTAAAATTGCAGCTGAATTAAAAAGAATAAATCGGAAAGTAGACATTATTAAAGTCTTCTCTATCAAAGATAAATTTGATTTTGATGTGTTGACTCCCTATGAAAATGTGTGCGACTATTATCTTTTTGACACCAAAGGAAAATTACCTGGCGGCAATGGTTACACATTTAATTGGTCTGTCTTAAAAGATTACCCTTCTACCAAACCCTTCTTTTTAAGCGGAGGTATTGGTCTAAATAATCTTGATAAAATTAACGAGTTTACAAAAACACCTGAGTCTAAATACTGCTATGCCATTGATGTCAATAGCTCATTTGAAATAGAACCGGGTTTAAAAAATATTGAAGAATTACAAAAGTTTAAAGAAGCGCTATGA
- the trpB gene encoding tryptophan synthase subunit beta, whose product MNYNADEKGYYGEFGGAFIPEMLYPNVEELRQNYLKLMYEDSFQKEFNQLLKDYVGRPSPLYFAKRLSEKHGCKIYLKREDLNHTGAHKVNNTIGQILMAQKLGKTRIIAETGAGQHGVATATVCALMGMECIVYMGEIDIARQAPNVARMKMLGAEVRPAKSGSRTLKDATNEAIRDWINNPVDTHYIIGSAIGPHPYPDMVTRFQSVISEEIKWQLKEKEGRENPDYVVACIGGGSNAAGTYYHFLHEPEVGIIAVEAAGKGVNSGESAATSALGKVGIIHGCKTMLMQTTDGQITEPYSISAGLDYPGVGPMHSHLYKSGRAEFYSATDDEAMAAGLELSQLEGIIPAIETGHAFAIFEHKKFKKDDVVVISLSGRGDKDLNTYIDYFKLA is encoded by the coding sequence ATGAATTATAATGCTGACGAAAAAGGATACTACGGTGAATTTGGCGGTGCCTTTATACCCGAAATGTTGTACCCAAACGTTGAAGAACTACGACAAAATTATTTAAAACTGATGTATGAAGATTCTTTTCAGAAAGAATTCAATCAGCTTTTAAAAGACTATGTTGGTAGACCTTCTCCCCTATATTTTGCTAAACGCCTTTCTGAAAAGCACGGCTGTAAAATATATTTAAAAAGAGAAGATTTAAACCACACTGGTGCACACAAAGTAAATAATACCATTGGTCAGATTCTAATGGCTCAAAAGCTAGGTAAAACCAGAATTATAGCCGAAACCGGCGCAGGACAACATGGTGTTGCCACCGCTACCGTTTGTGCCCTAATGGGCATGGAATGTATTGTGTATATGGGCGAAATTGACATTGCCCGTCAAGCACCTAACGTAGCTCGTATGAAAATGTTGGGTGCCGAGGTAAGACCTGCAAAATCTGGAAGTAGAACCCTAAAAGATGCCACGAACGAAGCTATTAGAGATTGGATCAACAATCCGGTAGACACCCATTATATTATTGGGTCAGCTATTGGCCCGCATCCTTACCCAGATATGGTAACCCGTTTTCAATCTGTAATTTCAGAGGAAATAAAGTGGCAATTAAAAGAAAAAGAAGGTCGTGAAAACCCTGATTATGTAGTGGCTTGTATTGGTGGCGGTAGTAACGCAGCTGGTACGTATTATCATTTTTTACATGAACCTGAGGTTGGTATTATTGCGGTTGAAGCTGCAGGTAAAGGAGTAAATTCTGGAGAAAGTGCTGCAACTTCCGCACTTGGTAAAGTCGGTATTATTCACGGTTGTAAAACCATGTTGATGCAAACTACTGACGGACAAATTACTGAACCTTATTCTATTTCCGCAGGATTAGATTATCCTGGCGTAGGTCCTATGCATTCACACCTTTACAAATCTGGTCGTGCCGAATTTTATTCTGCTACAGATGATGAAGCTATGGCTGCAGGTTTAGAATTATCTCAACTAGAAGGTATTATTCCTGCTATTGAAACGGGACATGCGTTTGCAATTTTTGAACATAAAAAATTCAAAAAAGATGATGTTGTCGTTATCAGCCTTTCTGGTCGTGGAGATAAAGATTTGAATACATATATAGATTATTTTAAGTTAGCATAA
- a CDS encoding potassium channel family protein, with the protein MMKLFKSKIYLALTLMLMVLAFGVLGYRFVADYSWVDAFYMTIITVTTVGFSEVRPMGPEGKIFTIILIVTSVFIVGFAITIVTDYLLSRNSVELLKKKKMKNAIANLNQHVIVCGFGRNGMQAAERLKAYKRPFVVIEKDKEVIERYEDDVLFIEGDANDDDILLEAGIERAQYLIATLPDDAANLFVVLSARQMKKNLFIISRASLVNSQKKLFLAGANKVIMPDKIGGDHMASLVVMPDLITFMDKLSIEGEHTTNLEEVAIEDFADQIECNSLRDLDLRRKTGCTIIGYISPDGEYTINPEADMQLQPKSKVIVLGRPEQIKKLNEMFNIE; encoded by the coding sequence ATGATGAAATTATTTAAGTCTAAAATATATTTGGCATTGACTTTAATGCTGATGGTTTTGGCTTTTGGGGTTTTAGGATATCGTTTTGTGGCAGACTATTCTTGGGTGGATGCATTTTATATGACCATAATAACAGTAACCACTGTTGGTTTTTCAGAGGTTAGGCCAATGGGTCCCGAAGGAAAAATTTTCACCATTATTCTTATAGTTACAAGTGTATTCATAGTTGGTTTTGCTATTACGATAGTTACCGACTACCTTCTCTCTAGAAATTCTGTAGAACTGCTTAAAAAGAAAAAAATGAAAAATGCTATAGCAAATTTAAATCAGCATGTTATCGTATGTGGTTTTGGTAGAAATGGTATGCAAGCTGCTGAAAGGCTAAAAGCATACAAAAGACCTTTTGTGGTTATAGAGAAAGATAAAGAGGTGATAGAACGTTATGAAGATGATGTTTTATTTATTGAAGGCGATGCCAACGATGATGACATATTGTTAGAGGCGGGTATAGAAAGAGCTCAGTATTTAATAGCTACTTTGCCAGATGATGCAGCCAATCTTTTTGTAGTATTGTCCGCAAGGCAAATGAAAAAGAATCTTTTTATTATCAGTAGGGCCTCTTTAGTTAATTCACAAAAAAAATTATTCTTGGCAGGAGCTAATAAGGTAATTATGCCAGATAAAATAGGTGGAGACCATATGGCATCTCTAGTGGTAATGCCAGATCTTATTACATTTATGGACAAGCTCTCTATTGAAGGTGAACATACAACTAATTTAGAAGAGGTTGCTATAGAGGATTTTGCGGATCAGATAGAATGTAATTCTTTACGGGATTTAGATTTACGTAGAAAAACAGGATGTACCATTATAGGTTATATTTCACCTGATGGTGAGTATACTATAAATCCAGAAGCCGATATGCAGTTACAGCCTAAAAGTAAGGTTATAGTATTGGGTAGACCAGAACAAATTAAGAAATTGAACGAAATGTTTAATATAGAATAA
- the trpC gene encoding indole-3-glycerol phosphate synthase TrpC → MNILDKIVADKRKEIELKSLIFPASQYTHSVIFKRDTFSLAQALRNSDTGIISEFKRRSPSKESINQNANVGQVAMGYEKAGVCGMSVLTDIKYFGGSLEDLIIARASAQIPLLRKEFIISEYQIIEAKAYGADVILLIAAVLTREEIKKFSELAKSLGLDVLLEVHNEEELHKSIMPSIDMLGVNNRNLKTFEVSLETSKSLSNLIPDDFVKVSESGISSIEAIKELKEYGYQGFLIGENFMKTDNPGKSAIQFINDLKKA, encoded by the coding sequence ATGAATATTCTAGATAAAATTGTAGCGGATAAACGAAAGGAAATTGAATTAAAAAGTTTGATTTTTCCAGCTTCTCAGTATACCCATTCGGTAATTTTTAAAAGAGATACATTTTCTTTGGCTCAAGCACTTAGAAATAGTGACACGGGAATTATATCAGAATTTAAACGTCGATCCCCATCAAAAGAAAGCATAAATCAAAATGCTAATGTTGGACAGGTAGCAATGGGTTATGAAAAAGCAGGCGTTTGTGGTATGAGCGTGCTGACAGATATTAAATATTTCGGTGGCTCTTTAGAAGATTTAATAATTGCCAGGGCATCCGCACAAATCCCTTTACTTCGCAAAGAATTTATAATCAGTGAATACCAAATTATAGAAGCCAAAGCTTATGGTGCCGATGTTATACTTTTAATAGCTGCTGTTCTGACTAGGGAAGAAATTAAAAAATTCTCTGAGTTGGCTAAAAGCTTGGGTCTAGATGTACTCTTAGAGGTTCATAACGAAGAAGAGCTTCACAAATCTATTATGCCTAGTATAGATATGTTAGGTGTTAACAATAGAAATTTAAAGACTTTTGAAGTTAGTTTAGAGACTAGCAAATCACTTTCAAACTTAATTCCCGATGATTTTGTTAAAGTATCAGAAAGCGGAATCAGCTCTATTGAAGCTATTAAAGAGTTGAAGGAATATGGTTATCAAGGTTTTCTTATTGGTGAAAATTTCATGAAAACCGACAACCCTGGTAAAAGTGCTATTCAATTTATTAATGACTTAAAGAAAGCATAA
- a CDS encoding MarR family winged helix-turn-helix transcriptional regulator: MNVEEIIKTNQQMPLEKRTLIHIALVANKIDEEIATVLKPFDVSIQQFNVLRILRGQNGKPANLSTINERMVTKMSNTTRLVDKLILKGFVNRTICLKNRRKVEIIITKGGLNMLNEIDGILFEAEKKILKNFNDAELHELNELLNKF, encoded by the coding sequence ATGAATGTAGAAGAAATTATTAAAACCAACCAACAGATGCCGTTAGAAAAACGGACGCTTATTCATATAGCATTGGTTGCCAATAAAATTGATGAAGAAATAGCAACGGTACTTAAACCTTTTGATGTCTCTATTCAACAATTTAATGTTTTAAGAATTCTTAGAGGTCAAAATGGCAAACCAGCCAATCTATCCACCATCAACGAAAGAATGGTTACAAAGATGAGCAACACCACTCGCCTAGTAGATAAATTAATTTTAAAAGGTTTTGTCAATAGAACCATTTGCCTTAAAAACAGGCGTAAGGTTGAAATTATAATCACCAAAGGTGGTTTAAATATGTTAAATGAAATTGATGGAATACTTTTTGAAGCAGAGAAAAAGATACTAAAAAACTTTAACGATGCTGAATTACATGAACTCAATGAACTATTAAATAAATTTTAA